A single Streptomyces mirabilis DNA region contains:
- a CDS encoding PDZ domain-containing protein — protein sequence MEQAALRPKPMPGQEPGGDGRPTGTTKRPHAARRRGRWLMSLLLGLFVGTVLVLSGVGIGTVGATVIGMSRLADFQKRAGAAQGPSGRASWPGQASGAPRTAGTKSAPSGRSPVASTAPEPAPGTATLGIEAVDAPDGGGALVVGVHIPGPGYTAGLVRGDTLIALGGARLGSAADLARAVSAADPGTTVTLGVRHANGDHQQLSTVPGIVT from the coding sequence ATGGAACAGGCAGCACTGCGTCCCAAGCCGATGCCCGGTCAGGAGCCGGGCGGTGACGGGCGTCCGACCGGCACCACCAAGCGTCCGCACGCCGCGCGGCGGCGTGGCAGGTGGCTGATGTCCCTGCTCCTCGGTCTCTTCGTCGGGACCGTGCTGGTCCTGTCGGGCGTCGGAATCGGGACCGTCGGCGCCACGGTGATCGGCATGAGCAGGCTGGCGGACTTCCAGAAGCGGGCGGGGGCGGCGCAGGGACCGTCCGGCCGGGCGTCCTGGCCCGGACAGGCCTCCGGTGCGCCGCGGACCGCTGGCACCAAGTCGGCGCCCAGCGGCCGGAGTCCGGTCGCTTCGACGGCACCGGAGCCCGCGCCCGGGACGGCCACGCTCGGCATCGAGGCAGTCGACGCCCCCGACGGCGGGGGCGCGCTCGTCGTCGGTGTGCACATTCCCGGCCCGGGCTACACCGCGGGCCTGGTCCGCGGTGACACCCTGATCGCCCTCGGCGGGGCACGGCTCGGCTCGGCCGCCGACCTCGCCCGGGCGGTCTCGGCCGCGGACCCCGGGACCACGGTCACGCTCGGCGTGCGCCACGCGAACGGCGACCACCAACAACTGTCCACGGTCCCGGGCATCGTGACCTGA
- a CDS encoding LysR family transcriptional regulator — translation MDPHLLRTYVTVARLASFSEAARELGYTQSAVSQHIAALEQDLGAPLLTRRPVAPTAAGERLLEHAGPLLLRLDAARADVVRMAGAPEHGLTLAATATALGPRALAALPAAGVTLRVLAREEIPAAVAEGGVDLGLVDGLTAPNDPLRHPDVAPLSTYGVGEEPVSVLLPETHPLARRDGLRLADLVDARWLDAPGAGLPLAHLRRANGSGGFRPALRYEGTDVRTLTALAAAGHGLTLLPRAVATGVPGAVAVPLVAPRLVHRTELVHSGSPRGAAAAMVDRLLERV, via the coding sequence ATGGATCCGCATCTCCTGCGCACATACGTCACCGTGGCCCGCCTCGCCTCCTTCTCGGAGGCCGCGCGGGAACTCGGCTACACCCAGTCCGCGGTGTCCCAGCACATCGCCGCGCTGGAGCAGGACCTCGGCGCGCCCCTGCTGACCCGGCGCCCCGTGGCGCCGACGGCGGCTGGCGAACGGCTCCTCGAACACGCCGGGCCGCTGCTGCTGCGCCTGGACGCGGCCCGCGCGGACGTCGTACGGATGGCGGGGGCGCCCGAGCACGGGCTGACGCTCGCGGCGACAGCGACGGCGCTCGGTCCGCGCGCGCTCGCGGCGCTGCCCGCCGCCGGGGTGACTCTGCGGGTGCTGGCCCGCGAGGAGATCCCCGCCGCCGTCGCGGAGGGCGGGGTGGACCTGGGTCTGGTGGACGGACTGACGGCGCCCAACGACCCCTTGCGGCACCCCGACGTGGCCCCGCTGAGCACGTACGGCGTCGGCGAGGAACCCGTCAGTGTGCTGCTGCCCGAGACCCATCCGCTCGCCCGGCGCGACGGGCTGCGCCTCGCCGATCTCGTCGACGCCCGCTGGCTGGACGCCCCCGGCGCGGGACTGCCCCTGGCTCACCTCCGCCGGGCGAACGGCAGCGGAGGCTTCCGCCCGGCCCTGCGTTACGAGGGCACCGACGTGCGCACCCTCACCGCCCTGGCCGCCGCCGGGCACGGCCTCACCCTGCTGCCGCGGGCCGTGGCCACCGGCGTCCCCGGGGCGGTGGCCGTCCCGCTCGTGGCGCCGCGCCTGGTGCACCGGACGGAACTGGTGCACAGCGGGTCGCCGCGCGGAGCCGCCGCGGCCATGGTGGACAGACTTCTCGAACGTGTCTGA
- a CDS encoding CTP synthase C-terminal region-related (seleno)protein, with protein MTNNAAQTARLALVGDRSPNVLAHTRVPLLLDALATRDRLVLDAYWVPSEDAEDPAAVRGFDAVWVLPGSPYRSEAGTLTAIRTAREEGIPFLGTCGGFQHALLEFARNVCGLTRVAHAEQDPDADDLLIEPLACSLLGHEAAVTIEPGSLAQSVMGSERTVERYFCAYGPTRHLDTLRAHGLRFSGHDEDGNVRIVELPGHPFFLGTLFQPEQYGDGSRPHPIVRALARAAVAHAAVGEPGEVGEVGGRRQPV; from the coding sequence ATGACGAACAACGCGGCGCAGACCGCTCGCCTCGCCCTCGTGGGCGACCGCTCCCCGAACGTCCTCGCCCACACCCGCGTCCCCCTCCTCCTGGACGCCCTGGCCACCCGCGACCGCCTCGTCCTCGACGCCTACTGGGTCCCGTCCGAGGACGCCGAGGACCCGGCCGCGGTACGCGGGTTCGACGCGGTGTGGGTGCTGCCCGGCAGCCCTTACCGCAGCGAGGCGGGGACCCTCACCGCGATCCGCACCGCGCGCGAGGAGGGCATCCCGTTCCTGGGCACATGCGGCGGATTCCAGCACGCGCTCCTGGAGTTCGCGCGCAACGTCTGCGGACTCACCCGTGTCGCGCACGCCGAGCAGGACCCCGACGCCGATGACCTCCTCATCGAACCGCTCGCCTGTTCCCTCCTGGGCCACGAGGCCGCCGTCACCATCGAACCGGGCTCGCTCGCCCAGTCCGTGATGGGCTCCGAGCGGACGGTCGAGCGCTATTTCTGCGCGTACGGCCCCACCCGCCACCTCGACACCCTGCGCGCCCACGGCTTGCGCTTCAGCGGCCACGACGAGGACGGAAACGTACGGATCGTCGAACTCCCGGGCCACCCCTTCTTCCTGGGCACCCTCTTCCAGCCGGAGCAGTACGGGGACGGCTCGCGCCCGCACCCGATCGTGCGGGCACTGGCACGAGCCGCCGTGGCGCACGCGGCCGTCGGGGAACCCGGCGAGGTCGGCGAGGTCGGCGGACGGCGTCAGCCGGTGTGA
- the cyc2 gene encoding germacradienol/geosmin synthase Cyc2 encodes MTQPFELPHFYMPYPARLNPHLDEARAHTVEWARGMGMLEGSGIWEQSDLDAHDYGLLCAYTHPDCDGPALSLITDWYVWVFFFDDHFLETFKRTQDRDGGKAYLDRLPLFMPLDLSTPVPEPENPVEAGLADLWARTVPAMSMDWRGRFAVSTEHLLNESMWELSNINEGRIANPVEYIEMRRKVGGAPWSAGLVEYATAEVPASVSGTRPLRVLMETFSDGVHLRNDLFSYQREVEVEGELSNGILVLETFFDCTTQEAAETVNDILTSRLHQFEHTALTEVPALAAEKGLTPDQVAAVAAYTQGLQDWQSGGHEWHLRSSRYMNEGAVEGSRPFGLAELGTSAVDIGALLSAAGAERLRRYTHVPYQKVGPSLLPDFYMPFELALSPHLDGARDRLTGWMYEKGMLQEGVWDEDKLAAYDLPLCAAGIHPDATEGALDLGSQWLAWGTYGDDYYPLVFGHRRDLAAARTTTERLSACMPIDGEPTPVPANGMEHGLLDLWERTTATMTPDERRKLRGDVDKMTESWVWELSNQLQHRIPDPIDYLEMRRATFGSDLTLNLCRLGHGPKVPPEVYRSGPVRSLENAAIDYAMLINDVFSYQKEIEYEGEVHNAILVVQNFFGCDYPTGLGIIHDLMTQRMQQFQHVATYELPLLYEDFKLSQEVRGIMDGYVVQLENWLSGILKWHQDCHRYGAEDLARRAHGFLPDRAPTVPLPGTGVGTVPVPEPVLSPHDMAETEAPPDLTPRIAAGATPSFTLPKGVGAAAEFSLPKAEATSAPH; translated from the coding sequence ATGACGCAGCCGTTCGAACTCCCGCACTTCTACATGCCGTATCCCGCGCGGCTGAACCCGCACCTCGACGAGGCGCGCGCCCACACGGTCGAATGGGCCCGCGGGATGGGCATGTTGGAGGGCTCCGGCATCTGGGAACAGTCCGACCTCGACGCGCACGACTACGGGCTGCTCTGCGCGTACACCCACCCCGACTGCGACGGCCCGGCACTCTCGCTCATCACCGACTGGTACGTGTGGGTCTTCTTCTTCGACGACCACTTCCTGGAGACCTTCAAACGCACCCAGGACCGCGACGGCGGCAAGGCCTACCTGGACCGGCTGCCCCTCTTCATGCCGCTGGACCTCTCGACCCCCGTACCGGAGCCGGAGAATCCGGTCGAGGCGGGGCTCGCCGACCTCTGGGCGCGCACGGTGCCCGCGATGTCGATGGACTGGCGGGGGCGGTTCGCGGTGTCCACGGAGCACCTGCTCAACGAGTCGATGTGGGAGCTCTCCAACATCAACGAGGGGCGGATCGCCAACCCCGTCGAGTACATCGAGATGCGCCGCAAGGTGGGCGGCGCCCCCTGGTCGGCGGGGCTCGTGGAGTACGCGACGGCCGAGGTGCCCGCCTCCGTCTCGGGGACGCGCCCGCTGCGGGTGCTGATGGAGACGTTCTCGGACGGGGTCCATCTGCGCAACGACCTGTTCTCCTACCAGCGCGAGGTCGAGGTCGAGGGCGAGCTCAGCAACGGCATCCTGGTCCTGGAGACCTTCTTCGACTGCACCACCCAGGAGGCCGCCGAGACCGTCAACGACATCCTCACCTCACGCCTGCACCAGTTCGAGCACACGGCCCTCACCGAAGTGCCCGCACTCGCCGCGGAGAAGGGACTCACCCCGGACCAGGTCGCCGCCGTCGCCGCGTACACCCAGGGGCTCCAGGACTGGCAGTCGGGCGGCCACGAGTGGCACCTGCGCTCCAGCCGCTACATGAACGAGGGGGCGGTGGAAGGCAGTCGACCGTTCGGCCTCGCCGAGCTCGGCACCTCGGCCGTCGACATCGGCGCACTGCTCTCCGCGGCCGGGGCGGAGCGGCTGCGCAGGTACACCCATGTCCCCTACCAGAAGGTCGGCCCGTCCCTGCTCCCCGACTTCTACATGCCCTTCGAGCTCGCCCTCAGCCCCCACCTGGACGGCGCCCGCGACCGCCTCACCGGCTGGATGTACGAGAAGGGCATGCTCCAGGAGGGCGTCTGGGACGAGGACAAGCTGGCGGCGTACGACCTTCCGCTGTGCGCCGCGGGCATCCACCCGGACGCGACCGAGGGAGCCCTCGACCTCGGCTCCCAGTGGCTGGCCTGGGGAACGTACGGCGACGACTACTATCCGCTGGTCTTCGGACACCGCCGCGACCTGGCGGCGGCGAGGACGACCACCGAACGCCTCTCGGCCTGCATGCCCATCGACGGCGAGCCGACCCCGGTCCCGGCCAACGGCATGGAGCACGGCCTCCTCGACCTGTGGGAGCGCACGACGGCGACGATGACGCCGGACGAGCGGCGCAAGCTGCGCGGCGACGTGGACAAGATGACGGAGAGCTGGGTGTGGGAGCTGTCGAACCAGCTCCAGCACCGCATCCCCGACCCGATCGACTACCTGGAGATGCGCCGCGCCACCTTCGGCTCCGACCTCACCCTCAACCTGTGCCGCCTGGGCCACGGCCCCAAGGTCCCGCCGGAGGTCTACCGGAGCGGTCCCGTCCGGTCGTTGGAGAACGCCGCCATCGACTACGCGATGCTCATCAACGACGTCTTCTCGTACCAGAAGGAGATCGAGTACGAGGGCGAGGTCCACAACGCCATCCTCGTCGTGCAGAACTTCTTCGGCTGCGACTACCCGACCGGCCTCGGCATCATCCACGACCTGATGACCCAGCGCATGCAGCAGTTCCAGCACGTCGCGACCTATGAACTGCCGCTCCTGTACGAGGACTTCAAGCTCTCCCAGGAGGTTCGCGGGATCATGGACGGTTATGTGGTGCAACTCGAGAACTGGCTCTCCGGAATCCTGAAATGGCACCAGGACTGCCACCGTTACGGCGCCGAGGACCTGGCCCGCCGCGCCCACGGCTTCCTGCCGGACCGGGCTCCCACGGTGCCGTTGCCCGGGACGGGGGTCGGGACCGTACCGGTACCGGAGCCGGTGCTCAGTCCGCACGACATGGCGGAGACGGAAGCCCCGCCGGACCTCACTCCCCGGATTGCAGCAGGCGCCACCCCGTCGTTCACCCTGCCGAAGGGAGTGGGAGCCGCCGCGGAGTTCAGCCTGCCGAAGGCCGAGGCGACGTCCGCTCCGCACTGA
- a CDS encoding alpha/beta fold hydrolase yields MTSFVLPHEVHGDGAHKVIAVHGWFADRSAYAAVVPDLDRAAFQYALVDLRGYGQAKDAVGAYTTAEAAADVVELADRLGWERFSVVGHSMGAAVAQRLLALAPDRLRRLVGVSPVPASGLPLPADQWELFADAAHKPENRRAIIDFTTGGRLPAAWLDRMVARSLELSDTKAFRAYLDSWAGEDFHTEVEGATVPALAVTGALDPALSAGLMRETWMCWYPDAELFELPWAGHYAMDESPLDLIRVVEAFLRSQDAGWGSGEDEDDTGDEGDEVASGDEGGIASGGSGVVAGEGGGEPA; encoded by the coding sequence ATGACCTCCTTCGTACTTCCCCATGAAGTGCACGGCGACGGCGCCCACAAGGTGATCGCCGTGCACGGCTGGTTCGCCGACCGGTCCGCCTACGCGGCGGTGGTCCCGGATCTCGACCGCGCCGCGTTCCAGTACGCGCTGGTCGACCTGCGCGGCTACGGGCAGGCGAAGGACGCGGTCGGCGCGTACACCACGGCCGAGGCCGCCGCCGATGTGGTCGAGCTCGCGGACCGGCTCGGCTGGGAGCGGTTCTCGGTGGTCGGCCACTCGATGGGCGCCGCCGTCGCCCAGCGCCTGCTGGCCCTCGCCCCGGACCGGCTGCGCCGGCTCGTCGGGGTCTCGCCGGTGCCCGCGTCCGGTCTGCCGCTGCCGGCGGACCAGTGGGAGCTGTTCGCTGACGCGGCGCACAAGCCGGAGAACCGGCGCGCCATCATCGACTTCACGACCGGCGGCCGGCTGCCCGCCGCGTGGCTCGACCGGATGGTGGCGCGCTCACTGGAACTCAGCGACACCAAGGCGTTCCGCGCCTATCTGGACTCCTGGGCCGGCGAGGACTTCCACACGGAGGTCGAGGGCGCGACGGTACCCGCGCTGGCGGTGACCGGGGCGCTGGATCCCGCGCTGTCCGCCGGTCTGATGCGGGAGACCTGGATGTGCTGGTACCCGGACGCGGAGCTGTTCGAGCTGCCCTGGGCGGGCCATTACGCGATGGACGAGAGCCCGCTGGACCTGATCCGCGTCGTGGAGGCCTTCCTGCGCTCGCAGGACGCCGGCTGGGGCAGCGGTGAGGACGAGGACGACACGGGAGACGAAGGGGACGAGGTCGCGAGCGGCGACGAGGGCGGGATCGCGAGCGGCGGCTCGGGCGTGGTCGCGGGCGAGGGTGGGGGCGAGCCGGCGTGA
- a CDS encoding cytochrome P450, protein MSVRESAPPVPDVFDPRRYADGVPHAAYRTLRDHHPVAWQHEPEVLGWPAGPGFWAVARHADVVRVLKDSATYSSCLGATQIRDPDPDDLPFIRRMMLNQDPPDHGRLRRLISRAFTPRRVEHFASVVRTRARGLLEKAVAEARAGDGVFDLVATVTDEYALLNLADLLGVPERDRGLLLRWTQRVIGYQDPDEAGEPVLDARGRPVNPRSPAMLRDMFAYAHQLALYKKSHPSDDVMTTLAADPELTPAELEMFFFLLTVAGNDTVRSAAPGGLLTLAHQPVAYAALRAGVIELGPAVDELLRLHPPVLSFRRTAALDTELAGQRIRAGDKVVVFHASANRDERVFTDPERLDLSRSPNPHVSFGDGPHVCLGAHFARLQLRVLHEETLRALPVLRAAGPPRRLVSNFINGIKSLPLEAT, encoded by the coding sequence GTGAGCGTACGCGAGAGTGCCCCGCCCGTCCCCGACGTCTTCGACCCCCGGCGGTACGCCGACGGGGTCCCGCACGCCGCCTACCGCACCCTGCGCGACCATCACCCCGTGGCCTGGCAGCACGAGCCCGAGGTGCTGGGCTGGCCGGCCGGGCCCGGCTTCTGGGCGGTGGCCCGGCACGCGGACGTGGTCCGGGTGCTGAAGGACTCGGCGACGTACTCCTCGTGTCTCGGGGCGACCCAGATCCGCGATCCCGACCCGGACGACCTGCCCTTCATCCGGCGCATGATGCTCAATCAGGATCCGCCGGACCACGGCAGGTTGCGGCGTCTGATCAGCCGCGCCTTCACGCCTCGCCGGGTCGAGCACTTCGCGTCCGTCGTCCGCACCCGGGCCCGGGGTCTGCTCGAAAAGGCGGTGGCCGAGGCCCGTGCGGGCGACGGCGTCTTCGATCTCGTCGCCACCGTCACCGACGAGTACGCCCTGCTCAACCTCGCCGACCTGCTGGGCGTTCCGGAGCGCGACCGCGGCCTGCTGCTGCGCTGGACACAGCGCGTCATCGGCTACCAGGACCCCGACGAGGCGGGCGAGCCCGTGCTCGACGCGCGCGGCCGCCCGGTCAATCCGCGCTCCCCTGCGATGCTGCGGGACATGTTCGCGTACGCGCACCAACTGGCCCTCTACAAGAAGAGCCATCCGAGCGACGACGTCATGACCACCCTCGCGGCCGACCCCGAACTCACCCCAGCCGAGCTGGAGATGTTCTTCTTCCTCCTCACCGTCGCGGGCAACGACACCGTGCGCAGCGCGGCTCCCGGTGGTCTCCTGACACTCGCTCACCAACCGGTCGCGTACGCCGCCCTGCGCGCCGGGGTCATCGAACTCGGACCGGCCGTAGACGAGTTGCTGCGACTGCATCCGCCGGTGCTCAGCTTCCGTCGTACGGCGGCCCTGGACACCGAGCTGGCCGGGCAGCGCATCCGCGCGGGCGACAAGGTGGTCGTCTTCCACGCCTCGGCCAACCGCGACGAGCGCGTCTTCACCGATCCCGAGCGGCTCGACCTGTCGCGCTCCCCCAACCCCCATGTCTCCTTCGGCGACGGCCCGCACGTCTGCCTCGGCGCGCACTTCGCCCGTCTGCAACTGCGCGTGCTCCATGAGGAGACGTTGCGGGCCCTGCCCGTGCTGCGAGCAGCAGGACCTCCCCGGCGCCTCGTCTCGAACTTCATCAACGGCATCAAGTCGCTGCCGCTGGAGGCCACTTGA
- a CDS encoding damage-control phosphatase ARMT1 family protein → MSEPADAPVILSNEPGSFPWSVLAQRHPALVRKVRDAFPYGPEQHRALDALLKNATEGVIEPLGERAADRGQWERWGAEEYTGRSWFDVPFLWSESYFYRRLLEAVGYFAPGPWKGIDPFRPFKLAELDTPEADEELAALDPLAERPVEEREEALLHGSLWGNRADLGFRLAAADGESDVDAQLVANDGESLRSLFAGGTLCLVADNSGRELIPDLLLIDHLLHHRRVRRVLLHVKPYPYYVSDATTADVIDALRHLTGAKGAAGESGHRLWAAMTDGRLTVRAHPFSCAPLPYADMPDDLRREFAEADVTIVKGDLNYRRLVGDRRYPATTPFAEPTAYFPGPVAALRTLKSDVIVGLDARTEDALDAAEGGRWRTSGTHALIQVRS, encoded by the coding sequence ATGTCTGAACCCGCCGACGCGCCCGTGATCCTCAGCAACGAGCCGGGCTCGTTCCCCTGGAGCGTGCTCGCCCAGCGGCATCCGGCCCTCGTCCGGAAGGTCCGGGACGCCTTCCCCTACGGCCCCGAGCAGCACCGCGCGCTCGACGCCCTGCTGAAGAACGCCACCGAGGGCGTCATCGAACCGCTCGGCGAGCGGGCGGCGGACCGCGGGCAGTGGGAGCGGTGGGGCGCCGAGGAGTACACCGGCCGCTCCTGGTTCGACGTGCCCTTCCTCTGGTCCGAGAGCTACTTCTACCGCCGACTCCTCGAAGCCGTCGGCTACTTCGCCCCCGGCCCCTGGAAGGGCATCGACCCCTTCCGCCCCTTCAAACTCGCGGAGCTGGACACCCCGGAGGCGGACGAGGAACTCGCCGCGCTCGACCCGCTCGCCGAGCGGCCGGTCGAGGAGCGGGAGGAGGCGCTGCTGCACGGTTCGCTGTGGGGCAACCGCGCGGACCTCGGCTTCCGCCTCGCCGCCGCGGACGGGGAATCGGACGTCGATGCCCAACTGGTCGCCAATGACGGCGAGTCGCTGCGGTCCCTGTTCGCGGGCGGCACCCTCTGCCTGGTCGCGGACAACTCCGGCCGGGAACTCATCCCCGATCTGCTCCTGATCGACCACCTGCTCCACCACCGCCGCGTCCGGCGGGTGCTCCTGCACGTGAAGCCGTACCCGTACTACGTCTCCGACGCCACGACCGCCGACGTGATCGACGCCCTGCGCCACCTCACCGGGGCGAAGGGGGCGGCGGGCGAGTCCGGCCACCGGCTGTGGGCGGCGATGACCGACGGTCGCCTCACCGTCCGGGCCCACCCCTTCTCCTGCGCCCCGCTGCCGTACGCCGACATGCCCGACGACCTGCGCCGTGAGTTCGCCGAGGCCGACGTGACCATCGTGAAGGGCGACCTGAACTACCGCCGCCTGGTCGGCGACCGGCGCTACCCCGCCACCACCCCCTTCGCGGAGCCCACCGCGTACTTCCCGGGCCCGGTCGCCGCCCTGCGCACCCTCAAGTCCGATGTGATCGTGGGCCTGGACGCCCGCACGGAGGACGCCCTCGACGCGGCCGAGGGCGGGCGCTGGCGCACGAGCGGCACACACGCCCTGATCCAGGTGCGGTCCTGA
- a CDS encoding S8 family peptidase, whose translation MRPAPSREVRRKLISVAAVSAALLAGTTTTVAAAQPSTATSTGKVAVTPAAQATAQAVAAPAERLIVGYKTGAAEATSNSAASADAETKGKEAGENLDFTRRLGTGAALVDLGDSLGTKDVADVIARYRSDPQVAYAVPDRLNTPQADPNDTEYSKQWDLYEAKAGMNVPGAWSTSTGSGVTVAVIDTGYVAHTDVAANIVAGYDFISDTAVSVDGDGRDSNPADPGDHYAANECGSGIPASDSSWHGTHVAGTIAAVANNSKGIAGIAYGAKISPLRVLGKCGGYDSDIIDAITWASGGTVSGVPANANVAKVINMSLGGSGACTSATQSAITAAVNRGTTVVVAAGNDNDNAANYSPASCNNVITVAATGRSGSRASYSNYGSIVDISAPGGDMSTATANGIYSTLNSGTKTPSSESYAYYQGTSMATPHIVGLVALMKSANPSLTPAQIETAIKNNARALPGTCSGGCGAGLADATKTVQAVSAATTGTTFSNTTALSIPDNGAAVESSIAVSGRTGNAPSALQVGVDITHTYRGDLVIDLVAPDGSTYRLKSSSTSDSADNVNTTYTVDASGETANGTWKLRVQDVAASDTGKLNSWKLTF comes from the coding sequence TTGCGTCCCGCCCCCTCACGAGAAGTCCGACGGAAGCTGATATCCGTCGCCGCGGTCTCCGCGGCTCTGCTGGCCGGAACGACCACCACGGTCGCCGCCGCCCAGCCGTCCACCGCGACCTCCACCGGCAAGGTGGCGGTCACCCCGGCGGCGCAGGCCACCGCACAGGCCGTCGCCGCTCCCGCCGAGCGCCTCATCGTCGGCTACAAGACCGGCGCAGCCGAGGCCACCTCCAACTCCGCCGCCTCCGCCGACGCCGAGACCAAGGGCAAGGAGGCGGGCGAGAACCTCGACTTCACCCGTCGCCTCGGCACCGGCGCGGCCCTCGTCGACCTCGGCGACAGCCTCGGCACGAAGGACGTCGCCGACGTCATCGCCCGGTACCGGTCCGACCCGCAGGTCGCGTACGCCGTACCGGACCGCCTGAACACGCCCCAGGCCGACCCGAACGACACCGAGTACAGCAAGCAGTGGGACCTGTACGAGGCCAAGGCGGGCATGAACGTCCCCGGTGCCTGGTCCACCTCCACCGGCAGCGGGGTGACGGTCGCCGTCATCGACACCGGTTACGTGGCGCACACCGACGTCGCCGCGAACATCGTCGCCGGATACGACTTCATCTCCGACACGGCGGTCTCCGTCGACGGCGACGGACGCGACAGCAACCCGGCCGACCCGGGCGACCACTACGCGGCGAACGAGTGCGGTTCCGGCATCCCGGCGAGCGACTCCTCCTGGCACGGCACGCACGTGGCGGGCACCATCGCCGCGGTCGCCAACAACAGCAAGGGCATCGCGGGCATCGCCTACGGCGCGAAGATCTCCCCGCTGCGCGTCCTCGGTAAGTGCGGCGGCTACGACTCCGACATCATCGACGCCATCACCTGGGCCTCGGGCGGCACCGTCTCCGGCGTCCCGGCCAACGCCAACGTCGCCAAGGTCATCAACATGAGCCTCGGCGGCAGCGGCGCCTGTACCTCGGCCACCCAGAGCGCCATCACCGCCGCCGTGAACCGTGGCACCACGGTCGTCGTCGCGGCGGGCAACGACAACGACAACGCCGCCAACTACTCCCCGGCGAGCTGCAACAACGTCATCACCGTCGCCGCGACCGGCCGCAGCGGCTCCCGGGCCTCCTACTCCAACTACGGCTCGATCGTCGACATCTCGGCCCCCGGCGGCGACATGAGCACCGCCACCGCCAACGGCATCTACTCCACGCTGAACTCCGGTACGAAGACCCCCTCCTCGGAGTCGTACGCGTACTACCAGGGCACGAGCATGGCCACCCCGCACATCGTGGGCCTGGTCGCGCTGATGAAGTCGGCGAACCCCTCGCTCACCCCGGCCCAGATCGAGACCGCCATCAAGAACAACGCGCGTGCCCTGCCCGGCACCTGCTCCGGCGGCTGCGGCGCGGGCCTCGCGGACGCGACGAAGACCGTGCAGGCCGTGAGCGCCGCGACCACGGGCACGACCTTCTCCAACACCACCGCCCTCTCGATCCCGGACAACGGGGCGGCCGTCGAGTCCTCGATCGCCGTCAGCGGCCGCACCGGCAACGCGCCCTCCGCCCTCCAGGTCGGCGTCGACATCACCCACACCTACCGGGGCGACCTGGTGATCGACCTGGTCGCCCCGGACGGCTCGACGTACCGCCTGAAGTCCTCCAGCACCTCGGATTCCGCGGACAACGTCAACACCACCTACACGGTCGACGCGTCCGGCGAGACCGCGAACGGCACATGGAAACTCCGCGTCCAGGACGTGGCCGCCTCGGACACCGGCAAGCTCAACAGCTGGAAACTGACCTTCTGA
- a CDS encoding lytic polysaccharide monooxygenase auxiliary activity family 9 protein: protein MTAHRTATAAAVAVAAPLLLLTWAVGPAQAHGAPTDPVSRVVACSPEGGSNAGTAACKAAIAANGAPFTAWDNLRVAGVGGRDRQVIPDGQLCSGGLPAYKGLDLARADWPSTRMTPGATFTLSYSSTIPHTGTFKLYLSKPGYDPTKPLKWSDLPTQPFATATDPALVNGAYRIKATLPADRTGRQMLYTIWQNTSTTDTYYSCSDVVFPSGGGGAAAPTTSSPARTTPTAGRKAQQSQEPTTTTSTPTDQSPSPAPETTTATTEVTAPDHLSPAADSSSGGSNTLPLVAGAGGAAAFLLTAGVAITLRRRR, encoded by the coding sequence ATGACCGCACACCGCACCGCCACCGCGGCCGCTGTCGCCGTGGCGGCCCCGCTGCTTCTCCTGACGTGGGCCGTGGGTCCGGCCCAGGCGCACGGCGCGCCGACGGATCCGGTCAGCCGGGTGGTGGCCTGTTCTCCGGAAGGCGGCAGCAACGCAGGCACTGCGGCCTGCAAGGCGGCGATCGCGGCGAACGGCGCGCCCTTCACCGCCTGGGACAACCTCCGGGTCGCCGGTGTGGGCGGCAGGGACCGTCAGGTGATCCCGGACGGGCAGCTGTGCAGCGGGGGTCTGCCCGCCTACAAGGGACTGGACCTGGCCCGCGCCGACTGGCCCTCGACGCGGATGACGCCGGGCGCGACCTTCACGCTCTCCTACAGTTCGACGATTCCGCACACAGGGACCTTCAAGCTGTATCTGTCCAAGCCCGGGTACGACCCGACCAAGCCCCTCAAGTGGTCCGATCTGCCGACGCAACCGTTCGCCACGGCCACCGATCCGGCGCTGGTGAACGGCGCCTACCGGATCAAGGCCACGCTGCCCGCAGACCGGACCGGCCGGCAGATGCTCTACACGATCTGGCAGAACACGAGCACGACCGACACGTACTACTCGTGCTCGGACGTGGTCTTCCCCAGCGGGGGCGGCGGGGCCGCCGCGCCGACGACCTCGTCCCCCGCGCGTACGACACCCACGGCCGGCCGGAAGGCTCAGCAGAGCCAGGAGCCGACCACGACCACGTCCACCCCCACCGACCAGTCGCCGTCGCCCGCCCCGGAGACCACCACGGCGACGACGGAGGTGACCGCACCCGACCATCTCTCGCCGGCCGCGGACAGCTCGTCCGGCGGCAGCAACACGCTCCCCCTCGTCGCCGGGGCGGGGGGAGCGGCCGCGTTCCTGCTCACCGCGGGCGTCGCGATCACGCTGCGCCGCCGCCGGTGA